CTGATTGAGGAGAGCTTGTTTCAACTGACTAAAGGCCTGTTTGCACTCACCAGTCCAGTCTGCTGCTGTGAGTTTCCTATGTATTCCTCTTTTCCTCTTGCTTTTCCCATGGCGTGGTGCCTTCGTCCCAGTTGTCAGCCCATGCAGCGGCTTAGCGATGGTGGAGCACCCCTCAATGAAATGCTGGTAATAGCCTATCATTCCAAGAAAGGACATAATCTTGCCCTGGGAGGGCAAGTCCGTTTTATCCTCCATGAGAGCCTTCTCTGTCATCCCTGCAACAGCCTTCACTTTTTCTGGGTCTGTGGCCACACCTCCTTCACTGATGACATGCCCAAGAACCGCACTGACCTCTTCATGAAATGGCATTTCATTGGAGACAATTTCAGATGATGGGCCTTGAGACGCTCATAAACTGACTCCAAGTGTTGCAATCCAAGTTTTTCAGTCGGGGCAAAAATCAGCACATCGTCCAGGTAGTATAGAAGGCTAGAATAATTTTGATCCCAGAAAATGCTCAACATCATCCTCATGAATGTAGCTGGGCTGTTGCATAGTCCTTGTGGAAGATATCCATATCCTTCTCCTGATCCTCCTCAACTGAGGCCACAGACCCCTGAATCCCTTCTACCACATCCCTCTCAACACCCCCCACttgcaccccatcactcgtaccaggcatcttcttcactacctgggagactagccccacctgaaccccatcactcgtaccaggcatctcctACACTACCTGGGAgattagctccacatgaaccccctcctgaaccccatcactcgtaccaggcatctcctccactacctgggagactagccccacctgaaccccatCACCTGTACCAGgcttctcctccactacctgggagactagccccacctgaaccccatcactcgtaccaggcatctcctACACTACCTGGGAgattagctccacatgaaccccctcctgtaccccagcacTCGTACTGGGCACCTCCTCACCAGTCTGAGGAAATGGCTGTTCAGATCCATCCTTACCTTCTACAACAATATTTTTCTGCTGCATAACATTCTCCTCTGGTACAAGTTGCAACTCCGTGCCCTCAACACGGACAACTTGTTCCTCAGCAACAGGTGCTTGTGGCTGTTCTACCGCTGTCGGCCcatctctccctacatcagtgggcccagtcCTTACGAGGACCACCTGCGCCCCTCCCTCTGCCTTCTCCCTTTTCGGGCAAGCATGTCGCTTATGGCCAACATCACCACACTCAAAACACAGTTGACTACCCGTACTAGCATAAGCCATATACAGTCTATTGTCATACTTGACTTAAACGATAACTCCAAAGTCTGCTCCGGTGagtccaaaaacataaacacctgtcgccgaaacgacctaacctgtttcaactccgggtgtttgaaacaacctaacctgtttcaactccgggtgtttgaaacgacctaacctgtttcaactccgggtgtttgaaacgacctaacctgtttcaacgccgggtgatgaaacgacctaacctgtttcaacgccgggtgtttgaaacgacctaacctgtttcaacgccgggtgatgaaacgacctaacctgtttcaacgccgggtgtttgaaacgacctaacctgtttcaacgccgggtgtttgaaacgacctaacctgttttaactccgggtgtttgaaacgacctaacctgtttcaacgccgggtgtttgaaacgacctaacctgtttcaacgccgggtgatgaaacgacctaacctgtttcaacgccaggtgtttgaaacgacctaacctgtttcaacgccgggtgatgaaacgacctaacctgtttcaacgccgggtgtttgaaacgacctaacctgtttcaacgccgggtgtttgaaacgacctaacctgtttcaactccgggtgtttgaaacgacctaacctgtttcaacgccgggtgatgaaacgacctaacctgtttcaacaccgggtgtttgaaacgacctaacctgtttcaacgccgggtgatgaaacgacctaacctgtttcaacgccgggtgtttgaaacgacctaacctgtttcaacgccgggtgtttgaaacgacctaacctgttttaactccgggtgtttgaaacgacctaacctgtttcaacgccgggtgtttgaaacgacctaacctgtttcaacgccgggtgatgaaacgacctaacctgtttcaacgccaggtgtttgaaacgacctaacctgtttcaacgccgggtgtttgaaacgacctaacctgtttcaacgccgggtgtttgaaacgacctaacctgtttcaacgccgggtgatgaaacgacctaacctgtttcaacgccgggtgatgaaatgacctaacctgtttcaacgccgggtgatgaaacgacctaacctgtttcaacgccgggtgatgaaacgacctaacctgtttcaactccgggtgtttgaaacgacctaacctgtttcaatgCCGGGTGATTGAAACCCAACTGGACAATCTTAATTGAACTTGAGAACTTCCCAAACCGCAATAACTCGCGCTCCAACAGCTCATTGGGTATAAACGGCGGTACATTCGAAATCGTTACCCTTGTTGACGGAGAGAAAAGCGGcgtaacttgaataaacattcctttaagaagtacgccatgctcaaccatacgatctacaagactctcttctttaagaagtacaccatgctcaaccatacgatctacaagactctcttctttaagaagtacaccatgctcaaccatacgatctacaagacactcttctttaacctgttagatctctaggggcgctatttcatttttggataaaaaacgttcccgttttaagcgcgatattttgtcacgaaaagatgctcgactatgcatattctttcagtttcagaatctgcaaagattttgtctgtaagtgccccagaactcattctacaggcgaaaccaagatgatgcatcaaccaggaattagcagaatttctgaagctctgttttccattgtctccttatatggctgtgattgcgcaaggaatgagcctacactttctgtcgttcgcccaaggtcttagcagcattgtgacgtatttgtaggcatatcattggaagattgaccataagagactacattttccaagtgtccgcctggtgtcctgcgtggaattcggtgcgcaattgccagctgctcgtacctttccatttgatataggggagaaaccatgtgtccaagaacgatgtatcaatgaagagatatgtgaaaaacaccttgatgattgattctaaacaacgtttgccatgttttcagtcgatattatggagttaatttggaaaaaagttcgcgttttgaggactgaattttctgattttttttggtagccaaatgtgatgtataaaacggagctatttctaatacacaaagaatctttttggaaaaactgagcatctgctatctaactgagagtatcctcattgaaaacatcagaagttcttcaaaggtaaatgattttatttgaaggcttttatgtttttgttgaaatgttgcgtgctggatgctaacgctaatgctaacgctaaatgctaacgctaaatgctaacgctaaatgctaacgctagctagctactagctttacacaaatgattgttttcctatggttgagaagcatattttgaaaatctgagatgacagtgttgtttacaaaaggctaagcttgagagatggcatatttatttcatttcatttgcgattttcatgaatagttaacgttgtgttatgctaatgagcttgctgatagatttacacaatcctggatacaggggttttttcatagctaaacgtgacgcagaaaacggagcgatttgtcctaaacaaataatctttcaggaaaaactgaacatttgctatctgagagtctcctcattgaaaacatctgaagttcttcaaaggtaaatgattttatttgaatgcttttctgtttttttgtgtaaatgttgccagctgaatgctaatgctaaatgctacgttaggcatcaatactgttacacaaatgcttgttttgcaatggttgagaagcatattttgaaaatctgagatgacagtgttgttaacaaaaggctaagcttgagagctagcatatttatttcatttcatttgcgattttcatgaatagttaacgttgcgttatggtaatgagcttgagtctgtattcacgatcccggatccgggatggggagaccagaaaggttaagaagtacgccatgctcaaccatacgatctacaagactctcttctttaagaagtacaccatgctcaaccatacgatctacaacactcttctttaagaagtatgccatgctcaaccatacgatctacaagacactcttctttaagaagtacgccatgctcaaccatacgatctacaagacactcttctttaagaagtacgccatgctcaaccatacgatctacaagactctcttctttaagaagtacgccatgctcaaccatacgatctacaaacactcttctttaagaagtatgccatgctcaaccatacgatctacaagacactcttctttaagaagtacgccatgctcaaccatacgatctacaagactctcttctttaagaagtacgccatgctcaaccatacgatcataAGCAACAACCATTCTACATATCCCACAACTTCTCTCCTACGGCGACCAGAATCTCCTCCACAgtgacagtagcttcagtaacacacctgAAGCCGTGCTGAAGTGACAGGGACGGCATCCCCATGTGGGTCGCCACCCCCGCCAAAGCCAATTTCAACACGAAAAACAATGTACTTAATTCTACCACAACAACTAAATAAAAATACTGATAACCTCAATGATGCATAGGAAGAGAAAAAAGACACCACcaagaaaaataaatgtaaaagaaAAAGCAGGATATGTAACTCTACACAACACTCACTCatacaattcccagcatgcaccaaacACTCTCAGCATGCAGAGAGAGATTGTCCAGACAGAATGTTTTAACACTCTTGATTTGACCaccagagaagagaaagaaaactGTTATGAGCTGAACAATATGCCAGTGGAAAGGAGGACCGTACCAGGTGACCCAATTGTGGTTTGTGACTATTATGATTTCCCATATCagccaattcagttgcagtaATTCGGTTACAGATTTCTTGGTAATTCCACTAGCattttggtaacggaattacgaattttaatcacttaataattcaccCAAAAAATATACATCAGAAAAATCACTAGAACTAATTGTTAGCCCCAccattacttctgtgaactttcattatcccccTCCTCACAATGACAAATGTGAAAATATCTTGAAgttatgtgggtttttggtaacggaattacaaggcacaaggtAATATTTCTGAAACTTAAAGAAGGTTAATGATTTCTCCAAAACCAAAtgtaagtgttgatattagtagTCAGGGGTCTTTATGTCAACATGATTCTGTTTTTATGTAGTTCTGATATTGGATATTGGACCTTTTTAGACTTTTTCTGGTGATGTTTTCTAAgatcccttttccatctgttgacccagaaatcaaagccttcactggttgaaaaatgtatctagAATTACATTTACCAAAAATATACACTCTTagatttcatttgacacccaattacACATGCTCCTATGAACGATGCGTTggtgctcaaatcaaatcaaattttactcttcacaacacatggttagcaaatgttattgcgactgtagcgaaatgcttgtgcttctagttctgaaagtacagcaatatctaacaagtaatatctaacaatttcacaaccaaTACCTAATAGACATtcattttacatggaaatgccttaCTGTAACTCTAGAGATACTATCCAGCCCCAACTAGTAATAAAGTGGTCAGGGTGGTTGCTACTGGCCTCTCCAGCTTCAGCCTGAATCccacccatgatgagaggaggtttactggacacacagggagaaactacagtctgaatcacacccatgatgagaggaggtttactggacacacagggagaaactacagtctgaatcacacccatgatgagaggaggtttactggacacacagggagaaactacagtctgaatcacacccatgatgagaggaggtttactggacatacagggagaaactacagtctgatGACTGATGAGACTACCTTTAAGGCTTAAGGgtttggttaatgttagggttaaggttagagtcctTTTTAAGTTTTGGCCAGATGGGCTGTCAATGGGATGTTGGTCAGAAAAGTCCATTTAGTCTTTCCCTTCTCAAACCTGTCCCCTAACCAGTTCATATCATGTATTCCACcaccagcacacctgattcacTAATCAGAGGTTTGGATGATTAGTTGACCAGTGGTACAAAGTGGACTGGATCTAGGTGAACTATGTGGAGAGTCTTCcagggacagtacagtacagactgaGAAGCTAACAACAGTGAAGTTTACTCAACTCATTCAAACTATAATGAATATTGTTTAGAGAGAAGATCTGCACAAGGGCATAAAGTTTAAGATATAGCAAGAGAGGACAATATGGTGCAAGGTTGCCAAAGTGGAATCAAAAGTCATAGGCCTAATCATcaatcaaatatgaaatataaaaccaaaatataatcTACATATAAAGACAACATGTCATCTACATGTGTTATAGAATAGCTCCCTTCTCACATCCCAGGTCATGTTTGGACTGGAACGTGACAACTCAACGGGCTATGCGCATCTCCCCAATAGCCTACAGACAACTTTCCTGAGTGCAATGTCATTAATGTGACCGATATGTACAGTATAATAAGCATAGTGAAGAAGGAAAAGATCCCACCTCTGACGCACAGCAGAGACATCGCTGCTGAGATTTCCCCTGGAGCAAGAGTCCCTCAATAATTTAAAAACAGTCATTGCGTTACAATGAATGTCCTCCCCAAACGCTTGTTGCATCGTGAACTATCCTCCCAGTCCCTTGGGAGTTCAGCGGATGGATGATGCGCCTCTGCCATTTATTTGGATGAGAAGTTGGACGAACGCTCCTCCAGCTCACGATACGAAATGGTGGAGAACTACAGTGTGGTGATGTGTCGTTCACGAACGAACGGCTCTTTTTGAACGGTTCTTTTTGTTGAACCTCGGGAACCGAATTGCATCGGTGAAAGAGCCATTCCTCTGTCTCTATGATTTGCAAACTGCTACTACTGCTTGTTGAGATCAGAACAACGTTTTTCTGTAGATAAATTACAACATCATTATCTAAAGGGGGTGAATCCTCACTGCAGAAACAATAAATAGTGGGGAGAGAGttgtgattgtatgtttgtttgtacAGTTATGGCTGTAATGTTATTATTTTGTATTCTCACTAAACACCCACATTTGTATTTGTGTGGGAAATGTTTGTAGGCTATGGTTGCTGTTTGTATTTCATTGAACTTTAGGCCCATACAAAGACAAATCACACAACATAGAATTCCAAATAACCTTTGGCAAAAATACACGAAATAAAAGTCAAGTGAAAATAGTTATTAATGACTTGATCAATTATGAGTAGCTAAACATTATCGACTTTTGGACACTGATGCGCAGGAGAACCCCTAGCTGTCAATCAAGCAGGCGCGGTGAACGGATTATGACGCTCAAGCGTTCCAAATGACGCAACAATACAGCTCCAGACCAGAGAAAGTTAATGCCGAGGATATTATTCGGTTCAACACTAAAACTGAGGTTTGACACGTGTGATTTGAGGTgagtcaaatatttacaaaagttTACAATACATTAACCATCCGCTTCGTTATTTCTGTTGCTATCAATCACTCCATCTGTATctactcttctgtctgtctgtcggactATCTGAATTGTCTGTGTACTGTCTAGCCAGCATATGCCAGAAAGGTTCTTTCACATAGGCTCATATTCACAAAGTCTCATAGAAGGAGTGCTGATCAATAATCAGTTTGGTCTTTTAAATTAAACTGAATACGTTTTGATGGACAGGAGgcaacctgatcctagatcagcactcctaccctgaaacactttgtgaacacaatccaggtgtactgTGATGAGATATTATTATATTAGTTGTGCTGATGCATGATGGGTTGTAGGCTAGAGCTTGAGGACTCAACTCTGAAGACTGTTTCTGAATTCACTGACCTGGTGAGTAAATGTTGTGTACAATGGCACCATCTAGTGACagaaacatagaaacacacattGTTGCTGAACGAAGGCATCTCTTTATTTTCCAGAAATAAAACGTGTAGACCTTTCCTGAAGTCTCTGACGAGATGGACACCTCTTCTTCTTCTGGACGATCTCCGTCTCCTACTGGGACTGTCTTCTTACCCCCTCCTATCATGTGGAACAGTCTGTAAGTCATTCATCACATAACCTAGCTCTGGTACAGGGCATTATGTGCGGCTTGCTGAAGGAAGGCTCAGTGTCTGCAAGCTGTACGTAACGTCCTGGACCAGAGTGACACATTACCCACCTCTGGCCATCATGGACAGTCAACTCATCACATTCACGTACTGTAAGTCACAGTTGTGTGATTTGTGTTATTAAAGTATTAATTGATTATTATTAAAGTATTAAAGTATTATTAATTGAGCAGaagttaaattattattttaatattgtagTAAATTGTCTGAGTTCACTTCCTAAATAATGTGTTGACATTCCTTTGCTCCCAGCTACAAGCAGGCAGAGATGGAGGTTCACTTcccgagagaagagaagaagacctGTACAGAGAAGGAAGCCCACATGCTTGAGTTGAGGGGGAAGGATCGAACGATCCGAAATCAGAAGAAGGAGATGGGAAGACTTCAAGTGTGCCTCTGGGAGGaggaaaagaagaagaggaatGGTGGAACGGAGAAGGACAAGATCATTGAACAATTAGAGTCTGAGACAGACCATCTCCGAGCCCTTTTAAAAGAcgaaaagaggagaagaagagtagAAAGGGGTATCATGAAAGAGTGGAAGGCTGAGATCctgagactgagggaggcagagagccagagggaggcagagagccagagggaggcagagagtcagagggaggaagagagccagagagaggcagagagagagagagatgcagagagagagagagaggcggagagacagagagaagcagagagacagagagaggcagagagccagagggaggcagagagccagagagatgcagaaagacagagagaagcagagagacagagagaagcagagagacagagggaggcagagagagagaagcagagagacagagggaggcagagagacagagagaagcagagagacagagagaagcagagagacagagggagcagagagagccaCAGAAGCAATGGAGTACCAGAGAAAACTGCAGGAGATCCACAGACTCAAACAACTGCTGGATCTACTGATGGTGGACCTACAACTGGCCCACGTAAGACATGTCATTGTTATTATTAAAAGGCAGTGTATATTTACCCAGCTGAAAATGAATAGTGGCAGACAGCGGTACGCTAACCCAATGTTAACTTTTATTCCtttccttaacccttaccttaacctcactgaaactatacctaacctttaccttaacccaaccctaggtCCTGAACCTAACCTTCATTTATCTCAACCCCTATGCCTTTCTTCTGCCGGTTGAATATCCACTTCCTTATTAACGtcattactgttgttgttgttgataactGTATCTGTGCAGGTTGTAAATAGTTGCATTAGTGAAGCATCATTTGTAGGAGTAATTTCTACAAGCATAAACATCAGAGGCAACATTGTTGTAACATCACACAAATTGTAACAGGAATTTCTCAAACCCCTAACTGAATGGGcaagaaggttgtgtgtttgtatttgtacaCATTGTGGACATAATTGATTCCATAAAATGTCTCATAATTTTTCAAACCATGTCAATACATTAATTGACAATGAATTGTCCAGATGAATTGATCAACATGACCCTGCTATTGATGTTGTCCAGTGTTTGATTCAATTACCTAGCTCTAGGTTGTATTTCTGTGTATCATTCTCTGCAAATCCTTTGAAAGTATGTCTTGGTAATAGATTATCACTaatttaaccttttaaaatgaagCAAGAGATTGAGAGATTGAGGCTATGGCAGAAAGTCATGGAGGAGCAGCGACCAAGACTGGCCTGGAACAACAAACCTAttgaaacaggaagagagagggaaagagagagagagagaaagggagatggaaaGTGAGAGAAAAGCAGAATTGGAAAAACAAGAAATGAAGAAGAAAGTGGAACAGGCAGAAGAAACGATAAAAGCGTTAGAacgagagattgagagattgaaagagattgAGAAGGAAATCAtatttgaaagagaaagagacatgcGTATTGCAGAGAATGAGAAAGTCAAACTGGTCAACGaaaaggttagagagagagagagacttagagagagaggttgagagactgAAAGAAGAGATTAGATTGAAAGACGAGACTGAACCAGAGAGACCatttgatagagacagagagagagaaaatgattggAGACGAAGTGAAGAGGAGATGAAaaatagagtggagagagagatggagatggagacagCCCTCATCAAtgacaaaaatacgtctgaattGGAGGAAGTCTTCAAGAAAATCAAGGAACAGCAGATAGAATTAGAAAATATGGAAACAGACAAATATAAATGGAAACAGAACCAAATGGAcatggaggagaagatggagggtgagcacaacaaacagaaagaggtagaaagaaagagaatggagaAAATACCAAAACAGAGACAAGAAGAAgatgagaagaagaaggagatggagagagaagaagaagaggagagacgcAAACAGAAGcacatagagatggaagaggaagaaagagagagggagaaagagagacagagacagatcaaaagaaagataatggaaaagagacaaaaacatatcgaaagagaagaagagagacagaaagagattgaaagagagaatgaagaagaaagatgtaaacagaagaaaatagagatggaagaggaagaacgagagagggagaaagagagacagagagagatcaaaagaaagataatggaaaagagacaaaaacatatcgaaagagaagaagagagacagaaagagattgaaagagagcacgaagaagaaagatgtaaacagaagaaaatagagatggaagagaaagaaagagaagaagagagacagagagagattgaaagagagcacgaagaagaaagatgtaaacagaagcaaatagagatggaagaggaagagcgagagagggagaagagacagagagagatcaaaagaaagataatggaaaagagacaaaaacatatcgaaagaaaagaagagagacagaaagagattgaaagagagcacgaagaagaaagatgtaaacagaagcaaatagagatggaagaggaagaacgagagagggagaaagagagacagagagagatcaaaagaaagagaatggagaagagacagaaaaacatgGAAAGAgaagtgagacagaaagagattgaaagagagaatgaagaacaactatttaaacagaagcaaatagagatggaagaggaagaaagagaagaagagagacagagagagatcaaaagagagaatgaagaagaaagatgtcaacagaagcaaatagagatggaagaggaagaaagagaagaagagagacagagagcgatcgaagagaaagagagacagagagagattggagagaaagaaagacgacAACAGCAAGAGGAGAGAAAGATCATGTTTGAGAGtgatcaagaagaagaaaatatatgGAAACAGAAGCAAATTGAcatggaggagggaagagagagggagaacaagagacagagagagatagaagagatacACAGACGACAAcaacaagaggagagacagaaacaaaaggagaaggagaaagaaagggagaaagacaatgacaatcagagagagatggaattaaAAGATCAGcaacagaaagagatggagaaagaaaagatgattatgagagaaagggaggaagcagGAAGCAGAAAGGAGGGGCagaatttttgggggggaaattgAGGGACAGAATGAACTGgagatagaacaggagagagagatggaagaaaagCAGGAAGTGATtaaggaagcagaggaagagtacagggaaagagaagagagaggaaaggaagtaaGCATGAAGAAACATGTAGTAGTTAATGTTAAAGCAAAAGCACGGGAAGTCTTCAATAGGCGtaaagagaggaggttagaagTGTTGAAGGGGGAGCGAGAACACATAGAAAGAGGACAACAaatcaggagggagaaggaggaaagacGGCTGGAGATggaaagaaaacaggagagggcAAGACAACAAGAGGAGCAGGATAAAAAACGAGAGATTGAAATTGCTAGACAGAAAGAAATGTTGAGactaagagaggaggagaggcagagagaggaagagagagaggaggagagaaagaaagccaTTAAATGCCTTTTATctttaatcagagagagagaaaaaataatacaGGCAAAAAAAAGAGAGGAGATGGTGGAAGAGGAAAGAAGGGAGATCCTTGAGTACAAGAGGGGTGACttagaggaggaggaaaaagaagatgacaaggaggACATTCTCCCACCCGATAAAAGTATCCGAAGGAGAGCCGTGGGCTGGGTGAATAAAAAATGGGAGAAGAGGAAcctcagaaagatagagagaacgtatcagagagaggctgaggagggccATAAGATCGTCCACATAGGTAAGACCTGTTTTCCCTCTACTTATGACATCATCCTCTTTAGTCTCCTCTACACACATAAGTTCCACACCAGTCATCATGTCGCATCATTGTTTCAATATAAAACTACTGTCCAAAGaatatgttagctgacatggctcattgagtgactgactgacataacaagaaaaATACTGCTGATAACAACCACGTTTTTAAATGGTACCTTGTGTCATCTACTAGTCTAACTCTCAAGACTAAGTAGAGACCCAGAAAGAGttcctaaaaacacacacacaaaaacgtgTTTTGGGGGGATCCGGGGGCTACTAGTGGCCATGGGGCCCTAAGCGATCACATAAGCCCTGGCACTATACAAAGAATAGGTGCCATTCTGGACACATGTTCAACTTAGGGCCAGGTCAATTTGGGATGGGGATTATTGCACTTAATTCACAAATTCCATGCCTTGC
The genomic region above belongs to Oncorhynchus mykiss isolate Arlee chromosome 6, USDA_OmykA_1.1, whole genome shotgun sequence and contains:
- the LOC118964824 gene encoding trichohyalin-like → MEEKQEVIKEAEEEYREREERGKEVSMKKHVVVNVKAKAREVFNRRKERRLEVLKGEREHIERGQQIRREKEERRLEMERKQERARQQEEQDKKREIEIARQKEMLRLREEERQREEEREEERKKAIKCLLSLIREREKIIQAKKREEMVEEERREILEYKRGDLEEEEKEDDKEDILPPDKSIRRRAVGWVNKKWEKRNLRKIERTYQREAEEGHKIVHIAIPGHTRLTSTMTRAEREREKRKELLKAEERRKKMEDFNKQWRERSLLKKQTHQQLKEERERMKENYLEQMNLEADAQINTRCLTTQHSHDYNHGQELPGWANGQQVSQEPTGSADGHQERPRRQQAWAENQEGSSENQQEGPENHQGGQTASS